In Sphingobacterium sp. PCS056, the following proteins share a genomic window:
- a CDS encoding DUF3341 domain-containing protein, which yields MGNTKYILGSFADPDDMMHGIDKLQKNNVSIYDCFTPMPIHGIEAKLGVKPSRLPIAAFCFGALGTLLGFSLLYYTMVHDWPMNIGGKPSFAIPNFVPVTFEVTILICALGMVATFFYRNHLFPGRTPRVMDLRATDDRFIIAIDARENTDHALIDTILKETGAVEVKYNDRKYVSYE from the coding sequence ATGGGCAATACAAAATATATATTAGGTAGTTTTGCTGATCCAGATGATATGATGCATGGGATCGACAAATTGCAGAAAAATAATGTAAGCATCTATGATTGCTTTACTCCAATGCCAATTCACGGTATTGAAGCTAAATTGGGCGTTAAACCTTCGCGTTTGCCAATTGCAGCATTTTGCTTTGGAGCGTTAGGAACCTTATTGGGATTTAGTTTATTGTATTATACAATGGTACATGACTGGCCAATGAATATTGGTGGTAAACCTTCATTCGCAATTCCGAACTTTGTTCCTGTGACATTTGAGGTTACTATTTTAATTTGTGCCTTGGGTATGGTGGCGACTTTCTTTTATCGCAATCACTTATTCCCGGGACGTACTCCTCGTGTTATGGATTTAAGAGCTACTGATGATCGTTTTATCATCGCTATAGATGCTCGTGAAAACACAGACCATGCTTTGATCGATACTATATTGAAGGAAACAGGTGCTGTAGAAGTTAAGTACAATGATAGAAAATATGTTAGTTATGAATAA
- a CDS encoding c-type cytochrome translates to MLVMNKKNLLVTVCAALSLTAVVSSCGDKTTRSTGWEFSRNMYDPIAYNPDQPNENFKNKQTAQTPPKGTDPIGFTRFEYANTLEDYERAGREFTNPLELSQARLEKGQALFTTYCAVCHGPEGKGDGSITKDREITDSKGTRKLENFPNPPSYHKTDGASSSRGGMMADLTDGKIYHTIYYGHNSMGSHASQLSPEERWEVVMYVHELQKK, encoded by the coding sequence ATGTTAGTTATGAATAAGAAGAATTTACTAGTTACAGTATGTGCAGCTCTGTCGTTGACAGCAGTCGTTTCTTCTTGTGGTGACAAGACTACTCGTAGTACAGGTTGGGAGTTTTCTCGCAACATGTATGATCCGATTGCGTACAATCCTGATCAACCAAACGAGAATTTTAAAAATAAACAAACTGCGCAAACACCACCAAAGGGTACAGATCCAATTGGTTTTACCAGATTTGAATATGCCAATACTTTAGAAGATTATGAACGTGCGGGTCGTGAGTTTACTAATCCGTTAGAGTTATCACAAGCAAGACTTGAAAAAGGTCAAGCTTTATTTACTACTTACTGTGCTGTTTGTCACGGTCCTGAAGGTAAAGGTGATGGTTCTATTACGAAAGACCGTGAAATTACAGATTCTAAAGGCACTCGTAAGCTGGAGAATTTTCCTAATCCACCATCTTATCACAAAACTGATGGCGCGAGCTCTTCACGTGGTGGTATGATGGCTGATTTGACAGATGGTAAGATTTACCATACGATTTATTACGGTCACAACTCAATGGGATCGCATGCATCGCAGTTGTCTCCTGAAGAACGTTGGGAAGTCGTTATGTACGTTCATGAATTACAAAAGAAATAA